One genomic region from Nocardia vinacea encodes:
- a CDS encoding pyridoxamine 5'-phosphate oxidase family protein, with protein sequence MPGTRCGSDGEHELQDRYGTQDRAERFYQDQVLDQLNPTMIEFIARMDMAFIATADKHGECDASFRAGLPGFLHVIDERTIAYPEYRGNGVHASLGNILENPHVGILLIDFVQDLIGLHINGSARIVDDTALRHNVPELPENLKGRAAQHWVVIDVEEAYIHCRKHIPHLVPAAREQREWGTDNTRAKGGDYFGAKAQAQADALVR encoded by the coding sequence ACGCAGGACCGCGCCGAACGCTTCTACCAAGATCAAGTACTCGATCAGCTGAACCCGACGATGATCGAATTCATCGCCAGGATGGATATGGCGTTCATCGCCACCGCGGACAAACACGGCGAATGCGACGCAAGCTTCCGTGCGGGCCTGCCCGGCTTTCTGCATGTGATCGACGAACGCACGATTGCCTATCCGGAATACCGCGGCAACGGCGTACACGCCAGCCTCGGCAACATCCTGGAGAACCCGCACGTAGGCATCCTGCTAATCGATTTCGTCCAGGATCTGATCGGATTGCACATCAACGGTTCGGCACGGATCGTGGACGACACCGCGCTGCGCCACAACGTCCCGGAACTACCCGAGAACCTCAAGGGGCGAGCCGCGCAGCACTGGGTGGTGATCGATGTGGAAGAGGCCTACATCCACTGCCGCAAACACATCCCGCATCTGGTCCCCGCGGCACGCGAGCAGCGGGAGTGGGGCACCGACAACACCCGGGCCAAGGGTGGCGACTACTTCGGGGCGAAGGCGCAGGCCCAGGCCGACGCCCTGGTTCGTTAG
- a CDS encoding FAD-binding oxidoreductase, producing MSTKAPTATTTGNSGNVADGTYALPTRTKALTGWGRTAPTSSEVLSTSDPELIAKAVAMVAEDNDSKPAHLRRGIIARGLGRSYGDHAQNAGGLVVDMTALNNIHRIDRDTRIVDVDGGVSLDQLMKAALPFGLWVPVLPGTRQVTIGGAIASDIHGKNHHSEGSFGNHVRSIDLLTADGQVQHITPKRNAKLFWATVGGNGLTGIILRATIEMAPTETAYFLNDGVKTTTLDETIAAHSDGSEANYTYSSAWFDVISPLPKLGRATITRGRLAKVDELPKRLRKKPLKFDAPQLMTVPDIFPNWTMNKLTLQAIGEAYYAMGGNYTGKVQNLTQFYHPLDMIAEWNRGYGSNGFLQYQFVVPTEAVEEFKRIIIDIQASGHYSALNVFKLFGPGNPAPLSFPMPGWNICVDFPIKPGLNELVSELDRRVTEFGGRLYTAKDSRTTAETFHQMYPRIDEWIKVRRSVDPTGVFMSDMARRLELQ from the coding sequence ATGTCCACGAAAGCTCCGACCGCCACCACAACCGGTAACTCCGGCAATGTCGCCGACGGCACCTACGCGCTGCCGACGCGGACCAAGGCATTGACCGGGTGGGGTCGCACCGCACCAACATCTTCCGAAGTGCTCTCGACGAGCGATCCCGAACTGATCGCCAAGGCCGTCGCCATGGTCGCCGAGGACAACGACTCCAAGCCGGCCCACCTGCGTCGCGGCATCATCGCGCGCGGGCTCGGCCGCTCCTATGGCGATCACGCGCAGAACGCGGGCGGCCTCGTCGTCGATATGACGGCGCTGAACAATATCCACCGGATCGACCGGGACACCCGGATCGTCGACGTGGACGGCGGCGTCAGCCTGGACCAGCTCATGAAGGCCGCGCTGCCGTTCGGGCTGTGGGTTCCGGTGCTGCCCGGCACCCGTCAGGTGACAATCGGCGGCGCCATCGCCTCCGATATCCACGGTAAGAACCATCACAGCGAGGGCAGCTTCGGCAACCACGTGCGCTCGATTGATCTGCTCACCGCCGATGGGCAGGTGCAGCACATCACGCCGAAGCGCAACGCCAAGCTGTTCTGGGCGACCGTCGGCGGCAACGGACTCACCGGCATCATCCTGCGCGCGACCATCGAGATGGCGCCCACCGAGACGGCGTACTTCCTCAACGACGGCGTGAAGACCACGACGCTCGACGAGACCATCGCCGCGCACAGCGACGGCAGCGAAGCGAACTACACCTACTCGAGCGCGTGGTTCGACGTGATCAGCCCGCTGCCGAAGCTCGGCAGGGCCACCATCACCCGCGGCCGCCTCGCCAAGGTCGACGAACTACCCAAGCGTCTGCGCAAGAAGCCGCTGAAGTTCGATGCGCCGCAGCTGATGACGGTGCCCGATATCTTCCCGAACTGGACCATGAACAAGCTCACGCTCCAGGCCATCGGTGAGGCGTACTACGCCATGGGCGGCAACTACACCGGCAAGGTGCAGAATCTGACGCAGTTCTACCACCCGCTCGACATGATCGCGGAGTGGAACCGCGGCTACGGTTCCAACGGCTTCCTGCAGTACCAGTTCGTGGTGCCGACCGAGGCGGTCGAGGAGTTCAAGCGGATCATCATCGACATCCAGGCCTCCGGGCACTACTCGGCACTGAACGTTTTCAAGCTGTTCGGACCGGGTAATCCGGCACCGCTGAGCTTCCCGATGCCGGGCTGGAACATCTGCGTCGACTTCCCGATCAAGCCGGGTCTGAACGAGTTGGTGAGCGAGCTGGACCGCCGCGTCACGGAGTTCGGCGGGCGGCTGTACACCGCGAAGGATTCGCGCACCACCGCGGAGACCTTCCACCAGATGTACCCGCGGATCGACGAGTGGATCAAGGTCCGCCGAAGTGTCGATCCCACAGGCGTTTTCATGTCCGATATGGCGAGAAGGCTGGAGCTCCAGTGA
- a CDS encoding decaprenylphospho-beta-D-erythro-pentofuranosid-2-ulose 2-reductase, with protein sequence MINAVGNPQTILLLGGTSEIGLAICAEYLRKSPARIILAALPGDPLREDAVSELKSAGATQVDVIDFDALDTESHPRVIDAAWDGGDVDVAIVAFALDGDPEELWQNQRKAVQVAGINYTAAVSVGVLVGEKMKKQGFGRIIAMSSVAGERVRRSNFVYGSTKAGLDGFYLGLGEALRPYGPRVLVIRPGMVRTRFSAHVKEAPLTVNKEDIAALAVSASQRGKELVWAPGTFRFVMMILRHIPRPIFRKLPI encoded by the coding sequence GTGATTAATGCCGTAGGCAACCCGCAGACCATCCTGCTGCTGGGCGGTACCTCGGAGATCGGCTTGGCGATCTGCGCCGAGTACCTGCGCAAGAGTCCGGCGCGCATCATCCTGGCCGCACTGCCCGGTGATCCGCTGCGCGAGGACGCCGTCTCCGAGCTGAAGTCGGCCGGTGCGACCCAGGTCGACGTCATCGACTTCGACGCGCTCGATACCGAGAGCCATCCCAGGGTTATCGACGCGGCCTGGGACGGCGGCGATGTGGATGTCGCCATCGTCGCGTTCGCCCTGGACGGCGATCCGGAAGAGCTGTGGCAGAACCAGCGCAAGGCCGTGCAGGTCGCCGGAATCAATTACACCGCGGCAGTTTCGGTCGGTGTGCTGGTCGGCGAGAAGATGAAGAAGCAGGGCTTCGGGCGGATCATCGCCATGTCCTCGGTGGCCGGTGAGCGGGTACGTCGCTCGAACTTCGTCTACGGCTCCACCAAGGCCGGGCTGGATGGCTTCTACCTGGGACTCGGCGAGGCGCTGCGCCCGTACGGACCGCGCGTGCTGGTGATCCGGCCGGGCATGGTGCGGACCAGGTTCTCGGCGCACGTCAAAGAGGCTCCGCTCACCGTCAACAAGGAAGATATTGCGGCACTGGCGGTTTCGGCGTCGCAGCGGGGCAAGGAGCTCGTCTGGGCGCCCGGTACCTTCCGCTTCGTGATGATGATCCTGCGCCACATCCCGCGCCCGATCTTCCGCAAGCTGCCCATCTGA
- a CDS encoding GtrA family protein produces MQAEPHLPLPAELPLVDEPGGTDVDLKTQIVRFTLTGGLSAIVDYGIYSFLLNLIGLPVSVAKSISFIAGTTTAYLINRRWTFQAPPSRARFIAVVVLYAVTFAVQVGINAVLYATLPGDWWRQPLAFVIAQGTATVINFVVQRLVIFKLGV; encoded by the coding sequence GTGCAAGCCGAACCCCACCTGCCGCTCCCGGCCGAACTGCCGCTGGTCGACGAGCCGGGCGGAACTGATGTCGACCTGAAGACCCAGATCGTCCGCTTCACCCTCACCGGCGGTCTCTCGGCCATCGTCGACTACGGGATCTACAGCTTCCTACTGAACCTCATCGGCCTGCCGGTCAGCGTCGCCAAATCGATCAGCTTCATCGCGGGCACCACCACTGCCTACCTGATCAATCGCCGCTGGACCTTCCAGGCGCCGCCGAGCCGCGCTCGCTTCATCGCGGTCGTTGTGCTCTACGCCGTCACGTTCGCCGTCCAGGTCGGTATCAACGCCGTGCTCTACGCCACGCTCCCCGGCGACTGGTGGCGCCAGCCCCTGGCCTTCGTCATCGCCCAGGGCACCGCCACGGTCATCAACTTCGTCGTGCAACGCCTGGTCATCTTCAAACTCGGTGTCTGA